One window from the genome of Streptomyces sp. NBC_00287 encodes:
- a CDS encoding GNAT family N-acetyltransferase — MSVSNGERYVVRSVRADEWPSVRELRLAALRDPVAPIAFLETYEEAEAKPESFWKERTERTSEGADGAQQVVAEGPDGAWVGTLTVLVEEAGTTDWAGFPVERRQGHLVGVFMRPEHRGCGLTELLFDEALQWSWRQGLERVRLIVHEENGRAQAFYRRMGFQPSGVTVPLAGQPGALEREFVLDKGTDR, encoded by the coding sequence ATGAGCGTGAGCAATGGGGAGCGGTACGTCGTCCGGTCCGTGCGGGCCGATGAGTGGCCGTCGGTGAGGGAGCTGCGGCTGGCCGCGCTGCGGGATCCCGTGGCGCCGATCGCCTTTCTGGAGACGTACGAGGAAGCCGAGGCCAAGCCGGAGTCGTTCTGGAAGGAGCGGACCGAGCGGACCTCCGAGGGGGCCGACGGGGCGCAGCAGGTCGTCGCCGAGGGGCCGGACGGGGCGTGGGTCGGGACGCTGACCGTGCTGGTGGAAGAGGCGGGGACGACGGACTGGGCGGGGTTCCCGGTGGAGCGGCGGCAGGGGCATCTCGTGGGCGTGTTCATGCGGCCCGAGCATCGCGGGTGCGGGCTGACCGAGCTGCTCTTCGACGAGGCACTGCAGTGGTCGTGGCGACAGGGGCTCGAGCGGGTGCGGCTCATCGTGCACGAGGAGAACGGGCGGGCGCAGGCCTTCTATCGGCGGATGGGGTTTCAGCCGAGCGGGGTGACGGTGCCGCTCGCGGGGCAACCCGGGGCGCTGGAGCGCGAGTTCGTGCTCGACAAGGGCACTGACCGGTAG
- a CDS encoding sensor histidine kinase, translating into MRTSAKAARQGSPEPLTQYTHRVLTRIRAFDRRHPLAWDLPLTGAIVIAAVVDYTSGGWKYIAENDTLPGWLVLALSLGFSVPLLWRRTHPVPVLLAMIPVAIVNSATGALLQASHLLLIALFNAALRVRMRTLLWLYGLLLTPFVVAAARYPAEQGPDQTLIPATMSLALAAMFGIVVRARKDHLASLVERARQLEVERDQQARLATAAERARIAREMHDIIGHNLSVITGLADGGRYAAVKSPERAAQALNSIATTSRQALTELRRLLDVLAADDHTQPALTPQPTLTDLDPLLEKVREAGLPTSLAIKGTPTITPGRQLTIYRVIQEALTNTLKHAGPHATSHIEMSYDEGGAVTVTVTDTGRGGTPNGTAGRGLPGMRERTALYGGTLDAGPLPTRGWRVHLELPEESHQ; encoded by the coding sequence ATGCGGACGTCGGCCAAAGCAGCGAGACAGGGCAGCCCCGAGCCCCTGACCCAGTACACCCATCGCGTCCTCACGCGCATCCGCGCCTTCGACCGACGCCACCCGCTCGCCTGGGACCTGCCCCTCACCGGCGCCATCGTCATCGCCGCCGTGGTCGACTACACGAGCGGCGGCTGGAAGTACATCGCCGAGAACGACACCCTCCCCGGCTGGCTGGTCCTCGCCCTGTCCCTGGGCTTCTCGGTGCCGCTCCTGTGGCGCCGCACCCACCCCGTACCAGTCCTCCTGGCCATGATCCCGGTGGCCATCGTCAACTCGGCGACAGGCGCCCTGCTCCAGGCCTCCCACCTGCTCCTCATAGCCCTGTTCAACGCGGCCCTACGCGTCCGCATGCGCACCCTGCTCTGGCTCTACGGCCTGCTCCTGACGCCCTTCGTGGTGGCCGCCGCCCGCTACCCGGCCGAACAGGGCCCGGACCAGACCCTCATACCCGCCACCATGAGCCTCGCCCTGGCCGCGATGTTCGGCATCGTGGTCCGCGCCCGCAAGGACCACCTGGCCTCTCTCGTCGAACGCGCCCGCCAACTGGAGGTCGAGCGCGACCAACAGGCCCGCCTGGCCACCGCTGCCGAACGCGCCCGCATCGCCCGCGAGATGCACGACATCATCGGCCACAACCTCTCCGTCATCACCGGCTTGGCCGACGGCGGCCGCTACGCGGCAGTCAAATCCCCCGAACGAGCCGCCCAGGCCCTGAACTCCATAGCCACCACCAGCCGCCAGGCCCTGACAGAACTCCGCCGCCTCCTGGACGTACTGGCGGCGGACGATCACACACAACCGGCCCTCACCCCCCAGCCCACGCTCACGGACCTGGACCCACTCCTGGAGAAGGTCCGCGAGGCAGGCCTGCCCACATCACTGGCCATCAAGGGCACCCCCACCATCACCCCCGGCCGCCAACTCACCATCTACCGCGTCATCCAGGAAGCCCTCACCAACACCCTCAAACACGCGGGCCCACACGCCACTTCACACATCGAGATGTCCTACGACGAAGGCGGCGCCGTCACCGTCACGGTGACCGACACCGGCCGCGGCGGCACGCCCAACGGCACCGCGGGCCGCGGCCTACCGGGAATGCGCGAGCGAACGGCCCTGTACGGCGGCACACTTGACGCCGGCCCACTGCCCACGCGGGGCTGGCGCGTCCATCTGGAACTACCGGAGGAATCCCACCAGTGA
- a CDS encoding response regulator transcription factor, with product MTTVLIADDQPLQRFGFRMLLESQDDMTVLGEAVNGVEAVRLTARHHPDVVLMDVRMPGLDGIEATRRIIASGDRTRVLILTTFDLDEYAYAGLRAGASGFLVKDAQPEELLAGIRAVSTGDAVVAPSLTRRLLDAYAHHLPMGAEDTSEGEDPRLAPLTEREREILTVIGMGWTNTEIAERLHLAESTVKTHVGRVLAKTGARDRIQAVILAYDTRLVEPS from the coding sequence GTGACCACGGTCCTCATCGCCGACGACCAGCCTCTCCAGCGCTTCGGCTTCCGGATGCTGCTGGAGAGCCAGGACGACATGACGGTGCTGGGAGAAGCAGTCAACGGCGTCGAGGCGGTACGCCTGACCGCCCGGCACCACCCCGATGTGGTCCTGATGGACGTCCGCATGCCCGGCCTCGACGGCATCGAGGCCACCCGTCGCATCATCGCGTCCGGCGACCGCACCCGAGTCCTGATCCTCACGACCTTCGACCTGGACGAATACGCCTACGCGGGCCTGCGAGCCGGGGCTTCCGGCTTCCTCGTCAAGGACGCACAGCCGGAGGAACTCCTCGCCGGCATCCGCGCGGTGTCGACGGGCGACGCGGTAGTGGCCCCGAGCCTGACGCGCCGGCTCCTGGATGCATACGCCCACCATCTCCCCATGGGCGCGGAGGACACCTCGGAAGGGGAAGACCCTCGCCTGGCCCCGCTCACCGAACGGGAGCGCGAGATTCTTACGGTCATCGGGATGGGCTGGACCAACACGGAGATAGCCGAGCGGCTCCACCTCGCCGAATCGACGGTGAAGACACATGTGGGCCGCGTGCTGGCGAAGACGGGGGCCAGGGACCGGATCCAGGCGGTGATTCTGGCGTATGACACGAGGCTGGTGGAGCCGTCGTGA
- a CDS encoding MarR family winged helix-turn-helix transcriptional regulator: MGDNSGISGEPTLEEQIAAYQREFQDLDPQVEKIVSALSRLNRRMNVAYGRQTATLGISNTEWEVLKALVLSGAPYRMGPSELAKRLGLTPAAMTHRIDRMVTEGLVTRERDESNRVRVIVELTTEGREKWTEAMRLASGFEEDLLQDLSMEERTALGEVLTRLLRRVEHAQPDAGGRLTDLD, translated from the coding sequence ATGGGCGACAACTCCGGCATCAGCGGCGAGCCGACACTCGAAGAGCAGATCGCCGCCTACCAGCGCGAGTTCCAGGACCTCGACCCCCAGGTCGAGAAGATCGTCTCCGCGCTGTCCCGGCTGAACCGCCGTATGAACGTCGCCTACGGCCGCCAGACCGCCACCCTCGGCATCAGCAACACCGAGTGGGAGGTCCTCAAGGCCCTCGTCCTCTCCGGTGCCCCGTACCGGATGGGCCCGAGCGAGCTCGCCAAGCGTCTCGGTCTGACGCCGGCCGCGATGACCCACCGGATCGACCGCATGGTCACCGAGGGCCTGGTCACCCGGGAGCGCGACGAGTCCAACCGGGTCCGCGTCATCGTGGAGCTCACGACGGAGGGCCGGGAGAAGTGGACGGAGGCGATGCGTCTCGCCTCGGGCTTCGAGGAGGACCTGCTCCAGGACCTCTCAATGGAGGAGCGCACGGCCCTCGGCGAGGTCCTCACCCGTCTGCTGCGCAGGGTGGAACACGCCCAGCCGGATGCCGGCGGCCGGCTGACCGACCTCGATTAA